In a single window of the Bradyrhizobium erythrophlei genome:
- a CDS encoding MaoC family dehydratase, whose protein sequence is MNEVWKKPPVSLSAYQNMVGHEVGVSSWHLVDQKRIDVYADVIEDHQFIHIDPERAKRETSFGTTVAHGFLTMSLLSIMSYEVMPVIEGTTMGVNYGFDKLRFVSPVRSGSRVRGRFTLVEAKLRKPTELQSRTNVTVEIEGEEKPALVADWIGLIYFA, encoded by the coding sequence ATGAACGAAGTCTGGAAGAAGCCGCCGGTTTCGCTGTCGGCCTATCAAAACATGGTCGGCCATGAAGTCGGGGTGTCGTCATGGCATCTGGTCGATCAAAAACGAATCGATGTCTATGCCGACGTAATCGAAGATCATCAATTCATCCACATCGACCCCGAGCGGGCCAAACGCGAAACGTCGTTCGGCACCACGGTGGCGCATGGCTTCCTGACGATGTCGCTGCTGAGCATCATGTCCTATGAGGTGATGCCGGTCATCGAAGGCACGACGATGGGCGTGAACTACGGCTTTGACAAGCTGCGCTTCGTTTCGCCGGTGCGATCAGGCTCACGGGTTCGCGGCCGGTTTACGCTTGTCGAAGCGAAGCTGCGCAAGCCGACCGAACTGCAGTCGCGCACCAACGTCACCGTCGAGATCGAGGGCGAGGAAAAGCCCGCGCTGGTGGCCGACTGGATCGGTTTGATTTATTTCGCTTGA
- a CDS encoding SDR family NAD(P)-dependent oxidoreductase — MTIRFDGRVAIVTGAGNRLGRAHALGLAGRGAKVVVNDFGGARDGTGGSLTPAETVVEEIRKAGGVAMADGADVSNYEQVKAMVDRATREWGSVDLLCANAGILRDKSFAKMEVADFAKVLDVHLNGTFYCCKAVWDGMRERNYGRIVVTTSSSGLFGNFGQANYGAAKTGMVGLMNVLAEEGRKNNIRVNTISPTAATRMTEELLPPQALALMKPEAITPAVLYLLGEDAPTRTIMGAGAGSFAVIKIMETEGINLAQSDWTPDAVAAHFAEISDMSKARALEGAFQQTQKYVGQAAARAGVKL, encoded by the coding sequence ATGACAATCAGGTTTGACGGACGCGTCGCCATCGTCACCGGCGCGGGCAATCGTCTTGGACGCGCGCATGCATTGGGCCTGGCCGGTCGCGGCGCCAAGGTCGTGGTCAATGATTTCGGCGGCGCCCGCGACGGCACCGGCGGGTCGCTGACCCCAGCGGAAACCGTGGTCGAGGAAATCCGCAAAGCCGGCGGGGTGGCGATGGCCGACGGCGCCGACGTCTCGAACTATGAGCAGGTCAAGGCGATGGTCGATCGCGCCACCAGGGAGTGGGGCAGCGTCGACCTGCTCTGCGCCAATGCCGGCATTTTGCGCGATAAATCTTTCGCCAAAATGGAGGTGGCCGATTTCGCCAAGGTATTGGATGTCCATCTCAACGGCACGTTCTATTGCTGCAAGGCGGTGTGGGACGGCATGCGCGAGCGCAATTACGGCCGCATCGTCGTCACCACGTCATCCTCAGGCCTGTTCGGCAATTTCGGCCAGGCCAATTACGGCGCGGCAAAAACCGGCATGGTCGGGCTGATGAACGTGCTGGCCGAGGAAGGCCGCAAGAACAATATCCGCGTCAACACGATCTCGCCGACGGCGGCGACGCGGATGACGGAGGAATTGCTGCCGCCGCAGGCGCTGGCACTGATGAAGCCGGAAGCGATCACGCCGGCGGTGCTTTATCTGCTGGGCGAGGACGCGCCGACCCGCACCATCATGGGCGCGGGCGCAGGTTCCTTCGCCGTGATCAAGATCATGGAAACCGAAGGCATCAACTTGGCCCAATCCGACTGGACGCCGGACGCGGTCGCCGCGCATTTCGCCGAGATCAGCGACATGTCGAAGGCCAGGGCGCTGGAAGGCGCGTTCCAGCAGACCCAGAAATATGTCGGGCAGGCCGCGGCGCGCGCGGGCGTGAAGCTGTAA